The Streptomyces phaeolivaceus genome has a window encoding:
- a CDS encoding DEAD/DEAH box helicase, translating to MTLPVALTGTDVIGQAKTGTGKTLGFGLPLLERVVVPADVEAGRAKPEDLVDSPQALVVVPTRELCTQVTNDLLTAGKVRNVRVTAIYGGRAYEPQVEALKKGVDVVIGTPGRLLDLAGQKKLNLKHVKCLVLDEADEMLDLGFLPDVEKIINMLPARRQTMLFSATMPGAVIGLARRYMSQPTHIRATAPDDEGATVRNTSQHIYRAHNMDKPELVARILQADGRGLAMVFCRTKRTAADLADQLKQRGFASGAVHGDLGQGAREQALRAFRNGKVDVLVCTDVAARGIDVEGVTHVINYQSPEDEKTYLHRIGRTGRAGAKGIAITLVDWDDIPRWQLINKALDLGFNDPPETYSTSPHLFEELSIPAGTKGVLPRSERTRAGLEAEELEDLGEPGGRGPRGRGGRSSGPAPAAERERERERPARTPRRRRRTRGGATLDGVAPEAATVTEPSAPASAPSVQTPGGDSVESEPRTPRRRRRTRVGANPAAEAAVETAETAETVESTPIERAEAVVGTVAGTTAGTPVESAEEAPKPRRRRTRKSVDAAAAVEAVEAAAVAEVAPSAEASLDTAEAPAKPRRRTRKVAAPVAAAPVETVVEEAVAEEAPAKPRRRTRKAAESAEAVVETTDGAAEAAVDAVEAPKTRRRARKSVAEAAESVVEAVAEEAAPAPRRRTRKTAEAAVAAVDTAEGATAEVAAAPRRRTRKVAAPVETAPVETVVEEAVAEEAPAKPRRRTRKVAEAAVAVDEAGVEVEAPAPRRRTRKAAATVTATGEGVVPAQPTEEQATKPRRTRKAAAPAVVEDGGAEAPAPRRRVRKAVAAVEGTEG from the coding sequence ATGACCCTCCCGGTCGCCCTCACCGGCACCGACGTCATCGGCCAGGCCAAGACCGGTACCGGCAAGACGCTGGGCTTCGGCCTCCCGCTGCTCGAGCGCGTGGTCGTCCCCGCCGATGTCGAGGCCGGGCGTGCCAAGCCAGAGGACCTGGTCGACTCCCCGCAGGCGCTCGTCGTCGTCCCGACCCGAGAGCTGTGCACCCAGGTCACCAACGACCTGCTGACCGCCGGCAAGGTGCGCAACGTCCGCGTCACCGCCATCTACGGCGGCCGTGCCTACGAGCCCCAGGTCGAGGCCCTCAAGAAGGGCGTGGACGTCGTCATCGGCACCCCCGGGCGGCTCCTCGACCTCGCGGGCCAGAAGAAGCTGAACCTGAAGCACGTCAAGTGCCTGGTCCTCGACGAGGCCGACGAGATGCTCGACCTGGGCTTCCTGCCCGACGTCGAGAAGATCATCAACATGCTTCCGGCCCGCCGCCAGACGATGCTGTTCTCGGCGACCATGCCGGGCGCGGTCATCGGTCTCGCCCGCCGTTACATGTCCCAGCCGACGCACATCCGTGCCACGGCCCCGGACGACGAGGGCGCGACGGTCCGCAACACCTCGCAGCACATCTACCGCGCGCACAACATGGACAAGCCCGAGCTGGTCGCGCGCATACTGCAGGCCGACGGCCGGGGACTGGCCATGGTCTTCTGCCGTACCAAGCGCACCGCCGCCGACCTCGCCGACCAGCTCAAGCAGCGGGGCTTCGCCTCCGGCGCGGTCCACGGCGACCTCGGCCAGGGCGCCCGCGAGCAGGCGCTGCGCGCCTTCCGCAACGGCAAGGTGGACGTCCTCGTCTGCACCGACGTCGCCGCCCGAGGCATCGATGTCGAGGGTGTCACCCACGTCATCAACTACCAGTCCCCCGAGGACGAGAAGACGTACCTGCACCGCATCGGCCGTACGGGCCGCGCGGGTGCCAAGGGCATCGCGATCACCCTCGTCGACTGGGACGACATCCCGCGCTGGCAGCTCATCAACAAGGCGCTGGACCTCGGGTTCAACGACCCGCCGGAGACGTACTCCACCTCCCCGCACCTCTTCGAGGAGCTGAGCATCCCGGCGGGCACCAAGGGTGTCCTGCCGCGCTCCGAGCGCACCCGGGCCGGTCTGGAGGCCGAGGAGCTGGAAGACCTCGGCGAGCCGGGCGGGCGCGGTCCGCGCGGTCGTGGCGGCCGTTCCTCCGGCCCGGCGCCCGCCGCCGAGCGCGAGCGTGAGCGTGAGCGCCCGGCGCGTACGCCGCGTCGTCGCCGCCGTACGCGCGGTGGCGCCACGCTCGACGGCGTCGCCCCGGAAGCCGCGACGGTCACCGAGCCGTCGGCGCCCGCGTCCGCGCCGTCCGTGCAGACGCCGGGTGGCGACTCGGTCGAGTCCGAGCCCCGTACGCCTCGCCGTCGTCGTCGCACCCGGGTCGGGGCGAACCCCGCCGCCGAGGCCGCTGTCGAGACGGCCGAGACTGCCGAGACGGTCGAGAGCACGCCGATCGAGCGGGCCGAGGCCGTGGTCGGGACCGTCGCCGGTACGACTGCGGGTACGCCCGTCGAGTCGGCCGAGGAGGCGCCGAAGCCGCGTCGCCGTCGGACCCGCAAGTCCGTGGACGCCGCGGCGGCCGTGGAAGCCGTCGAGGCTGCCGCCGTCGCCGAGGTGGCGCCGAGCGCGGAAGCCTCGCTCGACACCGCCGAGGCTCCGGCCAAGCCGCGTCGTCGTACGCGGAAGGTCGCGGCGCCCGTCGCGGCCGCGCCCGTCGAGACCGTGGTCGAGGAGGCCGTGGCCGAGGAGGCACCGGCCAAGCCCCGGCGCCGGACCCGGAAGGCCGCGGAGAGCGCCGAGGCCGTCGTCGAGACGACGGACGGTGCGGCCGAGGCCGCCGTCGACGCCGTCGAGGCGCCCAAGACGCGCCGTCGGGCTCGCAAGAGTGTGGCGGAGGCCGCCGAGAGCGTGGTGGAGGCTGTCGCCGAGGAGGCCGCGCCCGCGCCGCGTCGTCGGACCCGCAAGACCGCGGAGGCCGCCGTGGCCGCGGTCGACACGGCCGAGGGGGCGACCGCCGAGGTTGCCGCCGCGCCGCGCCGCCGTACGCGTAAGGTCGCGGCGCCCGTCGAGACCGCGCCCGTCGAGACCGTGGTCGAGGAAGCCGTTGCCGAGGAGGCACCGGCCAAGCCCCGGCGTCGTACACGCAAGGTGGCCGAAGCCGCCGTTGCCGTGGACGAGGCCGGCGTCGAGGTCGAGGCTCCTGCGCCGCGTCGTCGTACGCGGAAGGCCGCGGCGACCGTGACCGCGACGGGTGAGGGGGTGGTTCCTGCTCAGCCTACGGAGGAGCAGGCCACTAAGCCTCGTCGTACGCGGAAGGCCGCGGCTCCGGCTGTCGTCGAGGACGGTGGGGCTGAGGCTCCGGCGCCTCGGCGGCGTGTGCGGAAGGCTGTGGCCGCCGTGGAGGGCACGGAGGGCTGA
- a CDS encoding TetR/AcrR family transcriptional regulator, producing the protein MTAIEQTEAARPRGTRLPRRARRNQLLGAAQEVFVAQGYHSAAMDDIAERAGVSKPVLYQHFPGKLDLYLALLDQHCESLIQAVRGALASTTDNKQRVRATMDAYFAYVEDEGGAFRLVFESDLTNEPAVRERVDKVTNECAEAICDVIAEDTGLSRAESMLLASGLGGLSQVVARSWLHSDRSVPREQAVQLLASLAWRGIAGFPLHGIDQH; encoded by the coding sequence GTGACAGCCATCGAGCAGACAGAGGCGGCGCGCCCGCGAGGCACGCGCCTGCCGCGCCGAGCCCGACGGAACCAGTTGCTGGGCGCCGCCCAGGAAGTCTTCGTGGCCCAGGGTTACCACTCGGCCGCGATGGACGACATCGCCGAACGCGCCGGAGTCAGCAAGCCGGTGCTCTACCAGCACTTCCCCGGCAAGCTCGACCTCTATCTGGCCCTGCTGGACCAGCACTGCGAGTCCCTCATCCAGGCCGTACGCGGCGCGCTGGCGTCGACGACCGACAACAAGCAGCGCGTCCGGGCCACGATGGACGCCTATTTCGCGTACGTCGAGGACGAGGGCGGCGCCTTCCGGCTGGTCTTCGAGTCGGACCTGACGAACGAGCCCGCCGTGCGCGAGCGCGTCGACAAGGTGACCAACGAGTGCGCCGAGGCCATCTGCGACGTCATCGCGGAGGACACCGGTCTCTCGCGCGCGGAGTCGATGCTTCTCGCCTCCGGTCTTGGCGGTCTCTCCCAGGTGGTGGCGCGGTCCTGGCTGCACAGCGACCGCAGCGTCCCGCGCGAACAGGCGGTCCAGCTGCTGGCCTCGCTGGCCTGGCGCGGTATCGCCGGCTTCCCCCTGCACGGCATCGACCAGCACTGA
- a CDS encoding ferritin-like fold-containing protein codes for MRFMTTSDKPENATGGESAADDTAEVTGIAAQDWDRASADPQYRAAVVDLLGALAYGELAAFERLAEDAKLAPTLVDKAELAKMAAAEFHHFERLAGRLTEIGEEPTRAMEPFVDALDGFHKQTAPSDWLEGLVKAYVGDSIASDFYREVAAHLDSDTRGLVLAVLDDTGHAGFAVEKVRAAIDEDPRVGGRLALWARRLMGEALSQSQRVVADRDALSTMLVGGVADGFDLAEVGRMFSRITEAHTKRMAALGLAA; via the coding sequence GTGCGCTTCATGACCACGTCTGACAAGCCTGAGAACGCCACCGGCGGCGAGTCCGCCGCCGACGACACCGCCGAGGTCACCGGGATCGCCGCCCAGGACTGGGACCGGGCCTCCGCCGACCCGCAGTACCGCGCGGCGGTGGTGGATCTGCTGGGGGCGCTGGCGTACGGGGAGCTGGCGGCGTTCGAACGGCTCGCGGAGGACGCGAAGCTGGCGCCGACCCTCGTCGACAAGGCGGAGCTGGCGAAGATGGCGGCGGCCGAGTTCCACCACTTCGAGAGGCTCGCCGGTCGGCTCACCGAGATCGGCGAGGAGCCGACGCGGGCCATGGAGCCGTTCGTCGACGCGCTCGACGGCTTCCACAAGCAGACCGCGCCGTCGGACTGGTTGGAGGGACTCGTCAAGGCGTATGTCGGCGACTCGATCGCCAGCGACTTCTACCGAGAGGTCGCGGCGCACCTCGACTCGGACACCCGCGGGCTGGTGCTCGCCGTGCTCGACGACACGGGGCACGCCGGGTTCGCCGTGGAGAAGGTGCGTGCCGCGATCGACGAGGACCCGCGCGTGGGCGGCCGACTGGCGCTGTGGGCGCGGCGGTTGATGGGGGAGGCGCTGTCGCAGTCGCAGCGGGTGGTGGCCGACCGGGACGCCCTGTCCACGATGCTCGTGGGCGGTGTCGCCGACGGCTTCGATCTGGCCGAGGTGGGGCGGATGTTCTCGCGGATCACCGAGGCGCACACCAAGCGGATGGCCGCGCTGGGCCTCGCGGCGTGA
- a CDS encoding DUF3107 domain-containing protein, producing the protein MEVKIGVQHAPREIVLESGQSAEEVERAVAEALTGKSALLSLTDEHGRKVLIPADRLAYVDIGESAVRKVGFSAL; encoded by the coding sequence GTGGAGGTCAAGATCGGCGTGCAGCACGCGCCCCGCGAGATCGTTCTGGAGAGCGGTCAGAGTGCCGAGGAGGTCGAGCGTGCCGTTGCCGAGGCGCTGACCGGCAAGTCGGCGCTGCTGAGCCTCACGGACGAGCACGGCCGCAAGGTGCTGATCCCGGCCGACCGTCTCGCTTACGTCGACATCGGCGAGTCGGCCGTCCGCAAGGTGGGCTTCAGCGCGCTGTAG
- a CDS encoding IS701 family transposase, with translation MTVEQVESWSEGVAGLHARFAHRFGRSEPRERALDYLNGLVAPLEKKNGWTLSEQVGQLRPDGVQRLLNHSDWDENAVRDDVRDFVVETIGAKNAVLICDDTGFLKKGTKSAGVQRQYTGTAGRTENCQIGTFLAYASARGRALIDRELYIPVSWTDDRERCRAAGIDDEIPFATKNEHCKWMLQRAVDAGIPFAWVTADEAYGQVKHLRVWLEERRIAHVLATKVNDTVTTADGGDARVDQLVAALPRQAWKRVSGGQGAHGERIYDWARVAIRPYWENGFGHWVLARRSISDPTEIAYYVCYGSVASRLKDLVKVAAARWAVEECFQTAKGECGLDHYQVRLYRAWYRHITLAMAALAYLTAVRAAEAAKGAERTTSKTSYPSASRRSAD, from the coding sequence CTGACGGTTGAGCAGGTCGAGTCGTGGTCCGAGGGGGTGGCCGGGCTCCATGCCCGGTTCGCCCACCGTTTCGGCAGGTCGGAGCCCCGCGAGCGGGCGCTGGACTACCTGAACGGACTCGTCGCGCCGCTGGAGAAGAAGAACGGGTGGACGCTGTCCGAGCAGGTCGGGCAGCTCCGCCCGGACGGCGTCCAGCGCCTGCTCAACCACTCCGACTGGGACGAGAACGCGGTCCGCGACGATGTGCGCGACTTCGTCGTGGAGACCATCGGAGCCAAGAACGCGGTCCTGATCTGCGACGACACCGGTTTCCTGAAGAAGGGCACCAAGTCCGCCGGAGTCCAGCGGCAGTACACAGGTACCGCCGGCCGCACGGAGAACTGCCAGATCGGGACCTTCCTGGCCTACGCCTCCGCCAGGGGGCGGGCATTGATCGACCGTGAGCTCTACATCCCCGTTTCCTGGACGGATGACCGTGAGCGCTGCCGCGCAGCCGGGATCGACGACGAGATCCCCTTCGCGACCAAGAATGAGCACTGCAAGTGGATGCTGCAACGTGCCGTCGACGCAGGCATCCCGTTCGCGTGGGTCACCGCTGACGAGGCATACGGGCAGGTCAAGCACCTGCGGGTATGGCTGGAGGAACGCAGGATCGCGCACGTACTGGCCACCAAGGTCAACGACACCGTGACCACGGCGGACGGCGGCGACGCCAGGGTGGACCAGTTGGTCGCCGCCCTGCCCAGGCAAGCGTGGAAGCGGGTTTCCGGGGGCCAGGGCGCGCACGGCGAACGGATCTACGACTGGGCCCGCGTCGCCATCCGCCCGTACTGGGAGAACGGCTTCGGGCACTGGGTTCTGGCCCGCCGCAGCATCAGCGACCCCACCGAGATCGCCTACTACGTCTGCTACGGATCGGTGGCCTCCCGGCTGAAAGACCTGGTCAAGGTAGCCGCCGCGAGGTGGGCGGTGGAGGAGTGCTTCCAGACCGCCAAGGGCGAGTGCGGCCTGGACCACTACCAGGTGAGGCTCTACCGGGCCTGGTACCGCCACATCACCCTGGCCATGGCCGCCCTCGCCTACCTGACCGCCGTCCGCGCCGCAGAAGCCGCAAAAGGGGCGGAGCGGACGACGAGCAAGACCTCATACCCCTCAGCGTCCCGGAGATCCGCCGACTGA